One part of the Thiothrix nivea DSM 5205 genome encodes these proteins:
- a CDS encoding sulfite exporter TauE/SafE family protein, translated as MELESIALLLGWGLLVGVVFSIIGAAGGILASFGLMTLVGVTDPNAVKPMAQIMTLVMVMTFLPLYWQRAACVPSMGLLLSVGSVAGAWLGSSFSSQYLHDMQVFRPLFGVLAVLIAVQIFWKVLFRPSAAKQPVVSQGVHGFSLRKGHLDFSHGTRAFHIAVWHPLLAGFLIAMVAAMFGVGGGFLLVPFMASLLGMPMYIVPATAAIPILIGCSVSVANYLRLGAEPDYGVLVLLAIGGVVGAIIGPRLNRLARERWLQALLGVVITGIGVKYVLV; from the coding sequence ATGGAGCTTGAAAGCATTGCATTATTATTGGGTTGGGGACTGTTGGTGGGCGTGGTCTTCTCCATCATTGGCGCGGCGGGCGGCATCCTGGCTTCGTTTGGCCTGATGACCCTGGTTGGGGTGACTGACCCGAACGCGGTGAAGCCGATGGCGCAAATCATGACGCTGGTGATGGTGATGACCTTTTTGCCCCTTTATTGGCAACGCGCCGCCTGCGTGCCTTCCATGGGTTTGTTGCTGAGTGTTGGCAGCGTGGCGGGGGCGTGGCTGGGTAGCTCGTTTTCGAGCCAGTATTTGCATGACATGCAGGTGTTCCGCCCCTTGTTTGGCGTGTTGGCGGTGTTGATTGCCGTGCAGATTTTCTGGAAAGTCTTGTTCCGCCCGTCAGCGGCAAAACAGCCGGTTGTTAGCCAAGGCGTGCATGGGTTTTCGCTACGCAAGGGGCATCTGGATTTCAGTCACGGAACGCGGGCGTTTCATATCGCAGTTTGGCATCCGTTACTGGCGGGGTTCCTGATTGCGATGGTGGCGGCCATGTTTGGTGTGGGTGGTGGGTTTCTGCTGGTGCCTTTTATGGCCTCCTTGCTGGGGATGCCGATGTACATTGTACCGGCCACTGCTGCGATCCCGATCCTGATTGGTTGCTCTGTTTCGGTGGCAAATTACTTGCGGCTGGGGGCAGAGCCGGATTATGGCGTGCTGGTGTTGCTGGCTATCGGTGGGGTTGTGGGGGCGATTATTGGCCCCCGCTTGAACCGGCTGGCGAGGGAGCGCTGGTTGCAGGCCTTGTTGGGTGTTGTGATTACGGGCATTGGCGTGAAATACGTTCTGGTTTGA
- a CDS encoding sensor histidine kinase — protein MHDSFILQYLVLLAGLLMVAHMQVRKTLGQPLEYAAARMEQLALMPLFFIFFLFALPVSLQMTPLISYWFLYLLASTVFIGLALALLRYRLHDMEYGWFQLWLWLSGGSIVILFTILLIWPFGLPNTYAMGIAMVLAGFLYFPLRSWLYQRLLPLDNQTLNEFLPLFSAAVSQAKTQQAFDDSLEAALRKRFSPQTLRKWRAELEAAEVTEGGVSLWVPAVQPGYAYQLSGKQNAARLFSGIDITAVESLHGIARMAFNASETRQQAVLAERERLLHEMRHTIGKRLQTLAEELPKPYQRAAAKETLQTLDETVRLSLPNTSLQLTDHLAKWETETRQRTQAAGTSLNWRADRRLADKELSPRQALELMQFVREAVSNALKHANPTYLLVDFTRRDEHIHIQISHDGDIKPPETWCAGTGLRSMEARINALNGEWGIQPLPDQQGISINAKVPL, from the coding sequence TTGCATGACAGTTTCATCCTGCAATATCTGGTGTTATTAGCCGGGCTACTGATGGTTGCCCATATGCAGGTACGCAAAACGCTTGGCCAACCACTTGAATATGCTGCTGCCAGAATGGAGCAGTTGGCGCTAATGCCTTTATTTTTCATTTTTTTCCTGTTTGCCTTGCCGGTTAGTCTACAGATGACTCCCCTGATCAGTTACTGGTTTTTGTATCTGCTCGCCAGTACCGTATTTATCGGCTTGGCTCTCGCCCTCTTGCGTTACCGTTTGCATGACATGGAATATGGCTGGTTCCAGTTATGGCTATGGCTATCGGGCGGCAGCATTGTCATTTTGTTTACCATTCTGTTAATTTGGCCCTTTGGATTACCGAATACTTATGCCATGGGAATAGCGATGGTGTTGGCTGGCTTCTTATATTTCCCGTTAAGAAGCTGGTTATATCAACGTTTACTGCCGCTGGATAATCAAACCCTGAATGAGTTTTTACCCCTGTTCAGTGCAGCCGTATCACAAGCCAAAACCCAGCAGGCTTTTGACGACAGTCTGGAAGCCGCGCTACGCAAACGTTTTTCCCCCCAGACATTACGTAAATGGCGGGCAGAACTTGAGGCTGCCGAAGTTACCGAGGGTGGAGTAAGTTTATGGGTTCCGGCAGTACAGCCCGGTTATGCCTACCAGTTGAGCGGTAAGCAGAACGCTGCCCGCCTGTTTAGCGGCATAGACATAACAGCCGTGGAATCATTGCACGGTATTGCCCGCATGGCTTTCAACGCCAGCGAAACCCGCCAACAGGCCGTATTGGCTGAGCGCGAACGTTTGCTGCACGAGATGCGCCACACAATCGGCAAACGCCTGCAAACGCTGGCGGAGGAACTCCCCAAACCGTATCAGCGCGCAGCCGCCAAGGAAACCCTGCAAACCCTGGATGAAACTGTGCGCCTTTCGCTGCCCAACACCTCGCTGCAATTAACGGATCATCTGGCGAAGTGGGAAACGGAAACCCGGCAACGAACACAAGCCGCCGGAACCAGCCTGAACTGGCGCGCAGACCGACGCCTTGCCGACAAAGAACTCTCCCCCCGGCAAGCGCTGGAACTGATGCAGTTTGTGCGCGAAGCCGTCAGCAATGCGCTCAAACACGCCAACCCGACCTATCTGTTGGTGGATTTCACCCGCAGGGATGAACATATACACATACAAATAAGCCACGACGGTGATATTAAGCCGCCCGAAACCTGGTGCGCGGGAACCGGCTTGCGTAGCATGGAAGCGCGCATCAACGCCCTGAATGGGGAATGGGGCATCCAGCCGCTGCCCGACCAGCAAGGCATCAGCATTAACGCCAAGGTTCCACTTTAA
- a CDS encoding GFA family protein, with the protein MPKITGRCLCGAVHYESDAEPVMVAACHCTTCQKNTGSAFSLNVVMPTGSVTIHGDSLKTYAEQADDAAEPFYRSFCTQCGSPITGQGAAYPGIMFIKAGTLDDPSWVKPDMHLWCSEKQPWLQIVDTGKQCQAGPE; encoded by the coding sequence ATGCCAAAAATTACCGGGCGCTGCTTGTGCGGTGCAGTCCATTACGAATCCGACGCTGAGCCTGTCATGGTGGCTGCCTGTCATTGCACGACTTGCCAGAAAAACACCGGCTCGGCATTTTCCCTCAATGTCGTTATGCCCACTGGTAGTGTCACCATCCATGGCGACAGCCTGAAAACCTATGCTGAACAAGCCGATGACGCGGCAGAACCATTCTACCGTTCTTTCTGTACGCAATGTGGCTCACCCATTACAGGCCAAGGGGCAGCCTATCCGGGGATTATGTTCATCAAGGCGGGGACGCTGGACGACCCGTCCTGGGTAAAACCGGATATGCATCTCTGGTGTTCAGAAAAACAGCCGTGGCTGCAAATCGTGGATACGGGTAAACAATGTCAGGCTGGGCCTGAATAA